A single genomic interval of Nitrospirota bacterium harbors:
- a CDS encoding efflux RND transporter periplasmic adaptor subunit, whose translation MRKKFVIIGAVIALLAGIGIGWKYFSDGNRKTKGFKTAKIERGDISATVSATGTLNALVTVLVGSQVSGTIKELHADFNSVVKKGQVIARLDPALFIEQVNQAKANLLNASANLEKAKVGVNDAKRNFERAKDLHLKGIISQSDFDVTQANYESALAQMNAASAQVEQSKAARRLSEVNLSNTIIKAPVDGVVISRNVDVG comes from the coding sequence ATGCGTAAAAAGTTTGTAATAATTGGAGCTGTAATTGCCCTTCTTGCAGGGATTGGAATTGGCTGGAAATATTTCAGCGATGGAAACAGGAAAACCAAAGGGTTCAAAACCGCAAAAATAGAGAGGGGGGATATCTCTGCCACTGTTTCAGCAACAGGGACTCTCAATGCATTAGTAACTGTTCTGGTCGGAAGTCAGGTCTCAGGCACAATAAAAGAGCTTCATGCTGACTTCAACTCTGTTGTCAAAAAAGGGCAGGTGATTGCACGGCTTGACCCCGCGCTTTTTATCGAGCAGGTAAATCAGGCAAAGGCAAACCTGTTAAATGCCAGTGCAAATTTAGAAAAGGCAAAAGTGGGTGTGAACGATGCAAAGAGAAATTTCGAAAGGGCAAAAGACCTTCACCTGAAAGGCATTATATCCCAGAGCGACTTTGATGTTACCCAGGCCAATTACGAATCTGCCCTTGCCCAGATGAATGCTGCTTCGGCACAGGTAGAGCAGAGCAAGGCAGCACGCAGGCTTAGCGAGGTAAATCTTTCCAATACAATAATAAAAGCCCCTGTTGATGGTGTTGTGATATCAAGGAACGTAGATGTGGGG